The genomic segment AACATCACTCCGACGCAGTCGCTCGCCGATCCGCTGCGCATGGTGCAGCTCGCGCTCGCCGGCAGGGACGTGCCGCTGGACCAGATCGTGTTCGTGCAGTACCCGGTGATGGAAGACCCGTCCGACCGCAACCGGGTCGTGCCCGACGGCGACTCGGCGCAGCGGCTGTGGGACGCGCTCGCGGCCAACCGGCCCCTGCAGGTGTCGGGCGAGGCCGGAGCGAACGGCGGTGTCATCGAGGTCACGCCTCCCGAGGCCGCCCCGTCGGTGCCCAGCCCGGACCCGACGGCTACGCCCACGCCGGCCGAGGAGCCCGTGGTCCTCCCCGAGAGCATCACCGGGTCGACGGCGCAGCAAGAGACCTGCTCGGCGGGCAACCGCTGAGTCAGGCGGCCGAGGGCCCCCGCTGCAGCCAAGGGCGCAGCATCCGTGTCACCCACGGCAGCACCGCATACGTCATCACAGGCGTGAGCAGCAGCGTCGCGAGCAGGACTCGCAGGATCAGCGGCCACTCCGCGAAACCCGGGACGAAGCCGAGGAGCCACGACGCGAGAAGGTTCGTGGGGAAGAAGCCGAGCCAGATCGTGACAGCCTGCTTCCAGCGTGCGGGAGCGGGCGGGATGGGCTGCTGCACAGGACCGGTGGCCGGTCCCGATGAGCGATCCGGATGCCGCGGCTCGACGACCGTGGCGAACGGAGCGTCGAACCACCCCTCGATGCCAGTGCGTCGCTCGACCCTGACCTCGCGGGCGAAGGCGCGACCGGAGTCGAGCCACCACGAGCGCTGCGGGGAGCCCTCCCAGCCTTCGAGGGTCGGGATGTCGCGGAACCGGTAGAGCATGTACCAGAGGTCGCTGCCTTCGCCGGCGCGGACCCACCCTGAGCCGAGGAAGCCGGGGAAACCGGCTGCGAGATCGGTGCCGGCCTGCATCCAGCTCGTGGCTTCGACGGTGCGGGAAGGATCGATGCGTCGTTCGATCGCGACGGTGATGGGGTGGGCCACGGGTTCTGCCATGGCATCCATTCTCCGGTCGCGCCGGCATCCCGCCGCACCGGTTCGGCGGCCGTCACGGGCGCCTCGCGGTGCGCGAGCGCGCGGGGGAGCGAGAGCAGCCAGATGCCCATCGAGACGAAGGCGACGAACTCGAAGAGAGCGAGCGTGATGAAGCCCGCGGTGAGCACGACCATGCCCGTCGCGAGAAGACCGACGCAGAAGAGGGTGGCGCGGCGGAAGCGCCGGCTGCGGCCCGGGATCGCGAGTCCCGTGGCCACGGTCGCGAGGAACGACAGGCCGAGTCCTGACGCGATGATGTCGTGCATCACGGCGCTCACCGGGATGGGAACGAGGCCCACGGCGGTGAGGTGCAGCCCCGCCGACACCACCGAGCCCCGGAACGCGCGCGACGGCCGGCGCCCGATGCCGGCCGGCAGCGCGAGCGACAGGAACACGCCGTAGGCGGCGAGGAAGAACCCGGAGAAGATGACGATCGAGTTGAAGGTGCGTCCGGACAGGTCGGAGTGCGTGCCCAGCTGCGAGAAGTGGAGCTGCCACCAGGTCGCATCGCCGGTGGTGAGGATGGAGACCAGCACGCCGAGCGGCAGTGACAGCACCGCCAGCTTGCCGATGCGGTGGGCGATGAGCGCGGGGTCGGCGACGGGGCGGATGCCGCGCAGGGCGGCCGGTGCGGTGGTCGAGACGGTCGTCGGTGCGAGGGCGATCGCGCGTGCGGTGCTGCTGACGACGGGCACGATGATGTCGCGCCGCGTGGCCTGTGCGGGGGCCGTGTCGGCCGCAACCTGTGAGAGAGTGGCGGTGGCAGCCGTGATCACGGCGCCTGCCGGTACCGGTGGGGCGCTTGGTGCATCGCAAAGGGTCGTGGGAGACATTCGAGACTCACGATCGGTTCGGTGCATGAGCCCGGTGCCGGTCGTCCCCCCATAGAATCCCCGGTCCGGGGCCCATCGGTATACGACGACTACTCCCCAGAACAGCCCTCCCAGGCTGTTGAGCGGCAAGCCGCCTGTGGTAACACTAACCTGCCAGGCCGGGCAAGCGCTGACCAGAACTTGCGCCGATCCCCTCGAAAGGGGTATCTGCGGGGCGCGAGCGGCTCCCGACTACGCTGGGGAAGCCGGGGCCGACCCGCGCCGACGGCGGTGCGGATGCCCGCGGAACCGCGAGAAGGAGCCGGATCCGGATGCCCAAGAACAAGAAGCCCGGCGGCGGTCGTGCGGCCAAGAACTTCGACCCGCGGTACAACCCGAAGTATCGGGCGGCAGGCGGGTCGCGCGGCGGCCGGAGCACGGGCGCTCAGGGTGACGGGGGTCGCGCTGCGGGCGCCGGTGTGGGAGGCGGGGGAGCCGGCGACGACGCCAAGCGGCGTCCCGGGCAGTCGTCGTCCGGCAAGCCCGGCAGTCGCAGCCCGGGGCATCGCGGTCACCGGGATCACGCCGCCGAGCCGCCGGCCAAGCGCCGCTGGTCGGAGCAGGAGCGGGCGGGGCGCGATGAGGCGCGGGCGATCCGCGGTCACGCCCGCGACGACCGCGGAGGCGCCGAAGGCCCGCGACGGGGTGCCGGGACCAGCGGTCGCGCCGGGGGCGAGCGCGTTGCCGGAGGTGAGGCGAGCACGCGGGGCGCGGGCGGCGCGCGGGGCGCCGGCGCTGCCCGGCCGAGCGGAGGTCCGCGTCAGGACGGCGGCCGGCCGGCGGACGGCGGCCGGCCCGACGTGGTGCACGAGCGGCTCGAGGCCGCGACGGTGTCGCCCGCGGAGGGCGAAGGCGCGACCTTCGCGGACCTGGGCCTCGGGCAGAACATCGTCAAGACGATCGGCGAGCTCGGGGCGAGGCATCCGTTCCCCATCCAGGCGGCGACGATCCCGGCGATCCTCGACGGCCGGGATGTGCTCGCGCGCGGCCGGACCGGCTCGGGCAAGACCATCGCGTTCGGAGCGCCGCTCGTCGAGAGCGTGCTGCGCTCGCAGGCCGGGCAGAAGCGCGAGGTCGGGCGCCCGCCGCGCGCGCTGATCCTCGCGCCGACGCGCGAGCTGGCGCTGCAGATCGACGCGACGATCCAGCCGATCGCGCGAAGCGTCGGCCTCTTCACGACGCAGATCTACGGCGGCGTGCCGCACGCCCGGCAGCTCGGCGCGCTGAAGAAGGGCATCGACATCGTCATCGGCACGCCGGGGCGCATCGAGGATCTCGTCGAGTCGCGCGCGCTCGACCTCTCGCACGTGCAGGTCGCGGTGCTCGACGAGGCCGACCACATGTGCGACCTCGGCTTTCTCGAGCCGGTGCAGCGCATCATGCGCCGGACGCCGCGCGACGCGCAGCGGCTGCTGTTCTCGGCGACGCTCGACGGGCAGGTGCAGGCGCTCGTGCGGGAGTTCCTCGCCGAGCCGGCGGTGTTCGAGGTCGCGGGTGAGACGCAGCGCTCCGGAACCATCGACCACCGCGTGCTGGTCATCGACCATCGCGACAAGCCGGAGATCCTGCGCTCCCTCGTGGGCGCGGCCGGGAAGTCGCTGGTGTTCACGCGCACCCGCGCCTACGCCGAGATGGTCGCCGAGCAGCTCGGCGAAGCCGGCGTCCGCGCCTTGGCGCTCCACGGCGACCTCGACCAGGCCCGCCGCACCCGCAACCTCGAGAAGCTCACCTCGGGTCGCATCGACGTGCTGGTGGCGACGGATGTCGCGGCCCGCGGCATCCACGTCGACGACATCGATCTCGTGGTGCAGGCCGACCCGCCCGACGAGTACAAGACGTACCTGCATCGCGCCGGCCGCACCGGACGCGCCGGTCGCCCGGGCACCGTCGTGACGCTGGTGACGCGGGCTCGTCGCGCCCGGCTCGCCGATCTGCTGGACCGCGCCGACATCGACGCGCCCTTCGACGAGGCCCGCCCGGGGGATCCGCTGCTGCCGCGCTGACCGGGCCGGGGACGGATGCTACTCCCCGCCGCGGCATCCGTCCCTCCTCTCGCCCCGGCCCTTGTGGCGGGCGGGCGGCGCGCCTGCGTGCTCGTGTGTCGCGAGTTGCGGCGTCGCCTTCGCTTGACACGTATTGCGCCGTCCGGGGCCGCCGTGCCGCGTGTCGTGACAGGTGAGCGGCGCGCCTGCGCGCTCGTGTGCCGCGAGTTGCGGCGTCGCCTTCGCTTGACACGTATTGCGCCGTCCGGGGCCGCCGTGCCGCGTGTCGTGACAGGTGAGTGGCGCGCCTGCGTGCTCGTGCGTCACGAGTTGCGGCCTTGCCCTCGTGTGTCACAAACGGCGTCCGCCACCCCTCGAGACATGGGGTTCGCGCCGAGACCCAGGGCGACACCACTTTTCTCGGCGGGAACCCCTTGTCTCGGCGCCAGCGTCTGCGGCACCGACGACGCCCGCGCCAGCCCCGGGGCCCAGCGACGCGAAGCGAAGCCACACCGCCCGGCCGCGACCGCGGTCCTCCGAGACCGCCATGCGGCGGCACGGGGCGGCGGGCACCTCCCGCGCGCTCAGGCGCGCGCGGCGAAGGCCTCGAGCAGGCGGGCGGCTCCGGCGGCCCCGCCGAGCGACCGGAGCTGGGCGCCGACGCGGGCCGCGGCATCCCGCATCGATCGATCCGCCGAGACGCGTTCGTACGCGCGTGCGACCTGGGCCGCCGTGGGCGTGCCGGTGCGCAGGTCGATGCCGGCGCCGGTCCACGCGACGCGCGCCGCGACCTCCGGCTTGTCGAGGTCGCCGCCGGCGATGATCAGCGGGACGTCGTGGCTGAGTGCGGCCAGCGTGCCGCCCCACCCGCCGTTCGTGATGACGACATCGGTGCGCGGCAGCAGCTCGTCGTACGGCAGGAACCCCGCCACTCGCGCGTTGCCGGGCACCGCGAACGGCAGCTCGTCGCGACCGCGCACGCCCGTCGACACCACGACGAGGAGGTTGCGATGGGCGAGTGCCTCGAGGGCCGGGCGGATGAGGTCCGCGGGATCGATGTTCTGCGTGCCCTGCGTCACGTGCACGACGGTGCGGCCGTCGAGGTCGCCCCACCACGGCGGGAGCGGACCGGGAGCGGATGCCGGTGGCGCCAGCACGCCTACGAAGTCCAGGTGGTCGGGGCGATCGGAGCGGGCGAAGTCCAGCAGGGGCGCGCCGGTGGCGAGCACGCGGTCCGGCGAGTACGCCGCCTCCTCGAACCGGACTGCACGCGGAGGCAGCCCGACGGCCTCCCGGGCGCGCGCGAGCGGACGGGCGAGCGGCCGCATCAGCAGCGGCGCGGCACCGCGAAGTGCCGCATCCCTCGCCCAGGTGATGGGGTTGCGACCTGGCGCCAGGCCCAGCCCGTTCGGGGCGCCCCGCCGGCTCGGCAGAGCCAGCGGCAGCACGGCGACCGTGGCCCAGGGGCATCCGTTCCGCTCCGCGAAGAGTGCCACGCCGACGGAGGTCTCGTCGGCGACGACCGCATCCCACGGCTCGCGGTCCCACTCCGCCTGCAGGTCATCCACCTGCGCGGGGGCGGTGTTGATCATGACGTCTTCGAGATTGGCGAAGACCTGCCGTATTCCCTTTCTGCCCTCGAGCCGCGGGAAGGTGGCACGCAGGTCGTTCTCGTCGAAATCGGGGGCGCGGCGCCAGGGCATGAGGGCGGCTCCGGATGCCGCGACCCGGGCCTCGAACGCGGCACCCGTGTAGAAGCGCACGTGGTGGCCGCGCTCCGCGAGAGCGCGGGCGACTGCCCGGAGCGGGTCGACATGACCGGTGAACGGCATCGCCGACAGCAGGAAGCGCGCCATCCCGCCATCGTCCTCTCCCTCCGGGCCGAGTTCCAGGGCCGCGCGTGGCGGCCGGCTTCGGGCACGCCGCATCCCGTTGCCGAAGGGGGCGCGGGGTGGCTGCGGGATGCTCTGTGCGGTGCGGCCCCTCGCGAACCAGCGGGACCGGATGCGGGAGAGCGGCGCCGGTCAAGTGGCCGGGGTCGCGCCGATCGTGGCGATGAGCTCGGGGTCGCCGCCGAGCGACGTCAGGCGGGCGCGCACCGCGACAGCGGCACGCCGATACGGTTCGTCGCTCGCGTAGAGGAGCGACCGGGTGTTGGCCGCCTCGAGGAACGACACGAGCTCGAACGTCAGCTGCCGCGCGTCGTCGAGGAGCGGCAGCTCGCCGGCGGCCATCGCATGCTCGATGCTGGCCGTGAGGTAGTCCTCCCACTCGCCGGACGCGGCGACCACCGCGTCGCGGACCGCGCCGGGCTTCGCGTCGAACTCCACCGAGGTCGCGGCGAAGAAGCAGCCGCCACGGAAGACGCGGTCGCGCGAGTACGCCACCCATTCCGCGAGCAGCGCGCACACGCGCACCAGGCCGCGAGGGGTGCGGGCGCGGGCGGGTGCCACGACGCGATCGACGAAGACCTCGCGCGCGGCGGCGACGACGGCGAGCTGCAGCTGCTCCTTCGAGCCGAACAGTGTGGCGATCCCGCTCTTGCTGTGCCCCGAGGCATCCGCCAATCGTCCGATGGTGAGTCCGTCGAGCCCGTCGACGGTCGCCGTATCGACCGCGTGTGCGAGCACGGCGCGACGGGACTCGTCGCCACGCAGGCGACGGCGGTCGACGGGGGCTTGTGCCATGGGGCGAGGTTACCGTACGATCGTTCGTATTCATAAGTACGACCGTTCGTATTCTTGGATCGGAGCCCCCATGAGCCTTCTCGTCGCCACCGCCGGGGCATCCGTCCGCGCCGCGGGCGCGCTCTCACCCCGCTGGGGCGCCGCTCTTGCGATGCCGCTCTTCGGGCGGGTCGCGAAGCCGCGGCCCGTGCACGCCGACCACGAGCCGACGATGGCACGCGCGCGTCGGGGCAGCGTCACGATCGCCGGCATCGACCGGCGCGGTGTCGAGGTCGACACGTACGAGTGGGGAGCCGGCGACCGCACCGTGCTGCTGGCGCACGGCTGGGACGCGCGCGCCAGCCAGTTCGCGCCGCTCGTCCGCGAACTCGTCGCCGACGGGTACCGCGTCGTCGCATTCGATGCCCCGGCGCACGGCGGCTCCGCCGGACGGCGGACCTACCTCGTCGACTGGATCCACGTGTTCGCCGCCCTTCAGCAGCGCCACGGCGACTTCGAGGCGGTCGTCGGGCACTCGTTCGGCGGCCTCGCGGCGCTGGTCGGCGTCGCGGGAGGCATCCGCTCTGCCCGCGTCGTCACGATCGCGGCCCCTGCCGACGCCGACGCGCTGCTCGCGGGGTTCCAGGCGGGACTCGGATACTCGGATGCCGTCTCCCGACGCATGAGGGAGCTGTTCGCCAGCCGCTACTTCGCGGGCGATCCCGACCCGTTCGCGTGGCTGTCGAGCGTGCGCCGGCCGCTGCCGGCCGCCGTGCCGCTGCTGATCGTCCACGACCGGGGCGACAGGCTCGTCCCCTTCACGGAGGCGGAGCGCATCGCGGCCGCTCACCCGGCCGCGCGGCTGCTGCCGACCAGCGGCCTCGGCCACAACCGGCTGCTCGCGGCGGACGTCGTGCTCGACGCGGTCCTCGCGCACGTCGCCGGCCCTGTGGCGGACCAGGCGCCGGACGTCGCGCCGGTCGACGTCGAGACGCGGCCCGAGCCCGCGCTCGCTGCGTCGACGCGCTGAGACGCCGCACGGCAGCGGGTGGCGTGCGGGCGCCGGTGGATGTGGCGCGTGTTGTCGCATCGGGGTCGTCGAAGCGGCCACATGCGCCACATCGGCCGCCCGGGCGCCGGAGGATATGGCAGTTGTTGTCGCCTCGGCGCCCGCGAAGCGGCCATATGGGCCATCTCTGTGGTGCAGGCGGCGGCGCGGGTGGATGTGGCAGGTGTTGTCGCCTCGGGGTCGTCGAGGCGGCCACCGGCGCTGCGATCGCCAACTCCGACGCGTTCAAGGCGAGCGTCGCCAACGTCGTCACGGCGATCAGAACCAAGGCCCCGGCGGCACGCATCGTCGTCACCGGGTACCCGCTGCTGTTCTGGGAGAACACGTCGGGCGTCAACCCGAAGTACACGTGGGCCGACGAGGTCAACGATCAGACGGTCGTGCTGAACGACGTCATCGAGACAGTCGTGCTCGCCAACGGCGCCCGCTTCGTCGACGTCGAGGACGACTTCGCCGGCCACGGCATCGGCAGCCCGGCGCCGTGGATCAACGACTTCCGGTGGCTGAGCAGTCGGAACGCCTTCCACCCGAACAGCGCGGGTTATGTGGCGTACGCCGGGGCGATCCGCGGGATCCTCGCCGGCTGACTCCGGGTCCGGAGGTCAGAACAGGCGGTCGGATGCCTCGGCCCTCGGTGTCGCGAGCGCCGGCGTCGCCGGGCGGAGAGCAGCGGCGGCGGCTCGGCCGCGTGAGGTCGTGACGATCGTCGCAGCGCGGGTGGCGGCGCGGTCGGCGAGACCGGTCACGGTCATGCCCCGACCGTGCTCCTCTTCGGCTCGCCCGTCCAGCCGGTGCGCGCGCAGCAGCGGCCGCACGCGCTGCGCGAGCCACGCGCGGTAGGCCTTCGGCGCGTTCGCGGTGACGCCGGGGTACATGCCGCGATACGCCGGAACGAGCTGCGGATGCCTCTCCTCCAGCCACTGCATGAACCACTGCTTCGCACCCGGCCGGAGGTGCAGCGCCCCGTAGACCACGCGGATCGCACCGGCTTCCTTGATGCGGGTGAGCGCGTGATCGATCGCAGCACGGGAGTCGGTGAGGTGGGGGATGATCGGCATCAGGAAGACCGTGACGCGGAAGCCCGCGTCGGTGGCCGCGCGGACCGTCTCCAACCGCGCGGACGCGGTGGGCGTGCCCGGTTCGATGAGGTGCTGCAGCTCATCGTCGAACACCGCGATCGACATGGCCAGGGTGACGTGCACCTGGGTGGCGGCATCCGTCAGCATCGGCAGGTCGCGTCGCATCAGCGTGCCCTTGGTGAGGATCGAGAACGGGGTGCCCGACTCGGTGAGCGCCGACACGATGCCGGGCATCAGCCGGTAGCGGCCCTCCGCACGCTGGTAGGGGTCGGTGTTGGTGCCGAGCATGACCGGCTGCCGCTGCCAGCTGCCGCGCCGGAGCTCCTTCTCGAGCACCTCGGCGACGTTGATCTTGGCGACGACCTGCGTGTCGAAGTCGCGCCCGGCGTCGAGGTCGAGGTACTCGTGCGTTCCGCGGGCGAAGCAGTACGAGCACGCATGGCTGCACCCGCGGTACGGGTTGACCGTCCAGTCGAACGGCATCGCCGACGCCGTCGGCACGTGGTTCAGCGCCGACCTGCAGAGCACCTCGTGGAACGTGACGCCCGCGAACTCGGGGGTGGTGACCGAGCGCACGAGGCCGTTGAGCTGCTCGAGCCCGGGCAGGGCTGCGGCATCCGCCACTCCCAGTTCCTGACCCTGCCATCTCACCTCCCCATCAGAACAAAAGTTCGAAGACACGTCAAGACTGGGTGACGGCGTGTCGAACATGCCCGAGCGAGAGGGTCGGCCGCGGTGGCGGTCGCGCCCCAGGCCAGGAAGAATGGCAGGCGTGACGGAGCCAGGCCGGCTCGCCACCCCCCGAGCCGTCCCCGAGACTCGTCGTGCTGCCCGAGAGCTGCGCGAGGAGGCGGCGCGGCGTGCCCGCGAGACCGCTCCCGCCCCCCATTCCGTCGCAGATCCACCCGCCGCCGCGCCCGCACTGGCCGCGTCCGCCGCCCGCGAGTCAGCGCCGACCACGCCCCCCGCTCCCGCCGCGCCCCTGCCCGCCCCCGCAACGCGGCGCGACCGGAAGGCCGCGACCCGCAACCGCCCGGCGACGAGCGAGCGGCGCGCCGCGCGCGGGGCGGAGATCCTCGCGGTCGCAGAGGACGCGCAGCCCGTCCGCCACGCCCGCCCGCGTCGTCTCACCGGCCGCATCGCCGTGGTGGCGGGACTCACCACCGGCGCCGCGCTGTTGCTCGGCTCGGCGGCGATGACGGCGGCCATGCTGCCGCCCGCACCCGAGGCCGACGCCCGAGCCGCGCTCACCACGGCCCCCGAGACGCGCGAGATCGAACAGCTGCCGGTGCCCGCGGTCGAGCAGTCCCCGCTCGCGGCCGACCTCTGCGCCATCCCCGAGTTCCTCACCGCGCTGCAGTCGGGCGCCGACGAGCAGGCGATCGTCGCGGCGGGCGGTGGCGAGGCGTTCCGTGCGGCGGTGGTCGACGGGCGCGCGCCGTGCGTCGACCTCGGCGACTCCGCACGCGTCTGGGCGGTCGTG from the Microbacterium atlanticum genome contains:
- a CDS encoding antibiotic biosynthesis monooxygenase; this encodes MAEPVAHPITVAIERRIDPSRTVEATSWMQAGTDLAAGFPGFLGSGWVRAGEGSDLWYMLYRFRDIPTLEGWEGSPQRSWWLDSGRAFAREVRVERRTGIEGWFDAPFATVVEPRHPDRSSGPATGPVQQPIPPAPARWKQAVTIWLGFFPTNLLASWLLGFVPGFAEWPLILRVLLATLLLTPVMTYAVLPWVTRMLRPWLQRGPSAA
- a CDS encoding DEAD/DEAH box helicase; its protein translation is MPKNKKPGGGRAAKNFDPRYNPKYRAAGGSRGGRSTGAQGDGGRAAGAGVGGGGAGDDAKRRPGQSSSGKPGSRSPGHRGHRDHAAEPPAKRRWSEQERAGRDEARAIRGHARDDRGGAEGPRRGAGTSGRAGGERVAGGEASTRGAGGARGAGAARPSGGPRQDGGRPADGGRPDVVHERLEAATVSPAEGEGATFADLGLGQNIVKTIGELGARHPFPIQAATIPAILDGRDVLARGRTGSGKTIAFGAPLVESVLRSQAGQKREVGRPPRALILAPTRELALQIDATIQPIARSVGLFTTQIYGGVPHARQLGALKKGIDIVIGTPGRIEDLVESRALDLSHVQVAVLDEADHMCDLGFLEPVQRIMRRTPRDAQRLLFSATLDGQVQALVREFLAEPAVFEVAGETQRSGTIDHRVLVIDHRDKPEILRSLVGAAGKSLVFTRTRAYAEMVAEQLGEAGVRALALHGDLDQARRTRNLEKLTSGRIDVLVATDVAARGIHVDDIDLVVQADPPDEYKTYLHRAGRTGRAGRPGTVVTLVTRARRARLADLLDRADIDAPFDEARPGDPLLPR
- a CDS encoding glycosyltransferase, encoding MARFLLSAMPFTGHVDPLRAVARALAERGHHVRFYTGAAFEARVAASGAALMPWRRAPDFDENDLRATFPRLEGRKGIRQVFANLEDVMINTAPAQVDDLQAEWDREPWDAVVADETSVGVALFAERNGCPWATVAVLPLALPSRRGAPNGLGLAPGRNPITWARDAALRGAAPLLMRPLARPLARAREAVGLPPRAVRFEEAAYSPDRVLATGAPLLDFARSDRPDHLDFVGVLAPPASAPGPLPPWWGDLDGRTVVHVTQGTQNIDPADLIRPALEALAHRNLLVVVSTGVRGRDELPFAVPGNARVAGFLPYDELLPRTDVVITNGGWGGTLAALSHDVPLIIAGGDLDKPEVAARVAWTGAGIDLRTGTPTAAQVARAYERVSADRSMRDAAARVGAQLRSLGGAAGAARLLEAFAARA
- a CDS encoding TetR/AcrR family transcriptional regulator encodes the protein MAQAPVDRRRLRGDESRRAVLAHAVDTATVDGLDGLTIGRLADASGHSKSGIATLFGSKEQLQLAVVAAAREVFVDRVVAPARARTPRGLVRVCALLAEWVAYSRDRVFRGGCFFAATSVEFDAKPGAVRDAVVAASGEWEDYLTASIEHAMAAGELPLLDDARQLTFELVSFLEAANTRSLLYASDEPYRRAAVAVRARLTSLGGDPELIATIGATPAT
- a CDS encoding alpha/beta fold hydrolase, which codes for MSLLVATAGASVRAAGALSPRWGAALAMPLFGRVAKPRPVHADHEPTMARARRGSVTIAGIDRRGVEVDTYEWGAGDRTVLLAHGWDARASQFAPLVRELVADGYRVVAFDAPAHGGSAGRRTYLVDWIHVFAALQQRHGDFEAVVGHSFGGLAALVGVAGGIRSARVVTIAAPADADALLAGFQAGLGYSDAVSRRMRELFASRYFAGDPDPFAWLSSVRRPLPAAVPLLIVHDRGDRLVPFTEAERIAAAHPAARLLPTSGLGHNRLLAADVVLDAVLAHVAGPVADQAPDVAPVDVETRPEPALAASTR
- a CDS encoding GDSL-type esterase/lipase family protein, whose amino-acid sequence is MGHLCGAGGGAGGCGRCCRLGVVEAATGAAIANSDAFKASVANVVTAIRTKAPAARIVVTGYPLLFWENTSGVNPKYTWADEVNDQTVVLNDVIETVVLANGARFVDVEDDFAGHGIGSPAPWINDFRWLSSRNAFHPNSAGYVAYAGAIRGILAG
- a CDS encoding Rv2578c family radical SAM protein, producing MRWQGQELGVADAAALPGLEQLNGLVRSVTTPEFAGVTFHEVLCRSALNHVPTASAMPFDWTVNPYRGCSHACSYCFARGTHEYLDLDAGRDFDTQVVAKINVAEVLEKELRRGSWQRQPVMLGTNTDPYQRAEGRYRLMPGIVSALTESGTPFSILTKGTLMRRDLPMLTDAATQVHVTLAMSIAVFDDELQHLIEPGTPTASARLETVRAATDAGFRVTVFLMPIIPHLTDSRAAIDHALTRIKEAGAIRVVYGALHLRPGAKQWFMQWLEERHPQLVPAYRGMYPGVTANAPKAYRAWLAQRVRPLLRAHRLDGRAEEEHGRGMTVTGLADRAATRAATIVTTSRGRAAAAALRPATPALATPRAEASDRLF
- a CDS encoding M15 family metallopeptidase, with protein sequence MTEPGRLATPRAVPETRRAARELREEAARRARETAPAPHSVADPPAAAPALAASAARESAPTTPPAPAAPLPAPATRRDRKAATRNRPATSERRAARGAEILAVAEDAQPVRHARPRRLTGRIAVVAGLTTGAALLLGSAAMTAAMLPPAPEADARAALTTAPETREIEQLPVPAVEQSPLAADLCAIPEFLTALQSGADEQAIVAAGGGEAFRAAVVDGRAPCVDLGDSARVWAVVDKLRPASPVDYRPSGLVIPDGVRNVDGGALRSDAASALTSLVNAARTAGVGEIALESGFRSYQTQQQTYGRHFAERGDRADQVSARPGYSEHQLGLGADVVACAGGCGTLDQLAASPQGQWVAQHAWEHGWIVRYVEGATDMTGYLPEPWHLRYIGPELAKAYHDGGWTSLEAFFALEPAPDYRQ